The following coding sequences are from one Biomphalaria glabrata chromosome 8, xgBioGlab47.1, whole genome shotgun sequence window:
- the LOC129927750 gene encoding uncharacterized protein LOC129927750, which translates to MASKSKASQKLAPVSRLLCLKWPCLRKVGSFFVCVLLFFAFGTLLPAVRNVILYPVWPNAWRPIGTLEILSIKVFTPNNMLIGSELPVCKNRYPLSRIEPLVKPKINFYPELRTKELKNPEHARFLPAMANQDKIDAIHLFIVATQAFQKAGIEYFMVEGSLLGTHRHGGMIPWDDDIDITVNVSLWRQVNDALGCIEGYTLKVSSGMHWKFFRNDTSLTSGYPFLDIFFYSENEDKLWAMTSYIMTSLFFTKADVFPLTTAKFEGLEVPVPGRTDSILRTLFDYETCQSSKGHHSTSNSSSSTTTVPCSELSYMYEMYHLQK; encoded by the coding sequence ATGGCCAGCAAATCCAAAGCGAGCCAAAAACTGGCTCCTGTCTCACGTCTGCTGTGTCTGAAATGGCCCTGTTTGCGGAAGGTCGGCAGTTTTTTCGTCTGCGTACTTCTGTTTTTTGCCTTCGGCACGCTCCTGCCAGCTGTTCGAAATGTAATTCTGTACCCCGTCTGGCCGAACGCCTGGAGGCCCATAGGAACCCTGGAGATCCTGTCTATAAAAGTCTTTACACCAAACAACATGCTGATCGGCTCTGAGCTGCCTGTTTGCAAGAATCGTTATCCTCTGTCCAGAATAGAGCCACTGGTAAAGCCGAAAATCAACTTCTATCCTGAACTAAGGACGAAGGAATTAAAAAACCCAGAACACGCTAGATTCTTACCAGCCATGGCAAACCAGGATAAAATAGACGCCATTCACCTTTTTATCGTTGCGACCCAAGCCTTTCAGAAAGCTGGTATAGAATACTTCATGGTGGAAGGGTCTCTTTTGGGAACTCACCGCCACGGCGGCATGATTCCATGGGACGATGATATCGACATCACGGTCAACGTTTCGTTGTGGCGCCAGGTCAATGACGCCCTGGGATGTATAGAAGGCTACACTTTAAAAGTCAGCTCCGGCATGCATTGGAAGTTCTTTCGCAACGACACCAGCTTAACATCCGGGTATCCATTCTTGGACATCTTCTTCTACTCGGAAAACGAAGACAAGCTCTGGGCCATGACCAGCTACATCATGACGTCGCTCTTCTTCACCAAGGCCGACGTCTTTCCACTGACTACAGCCAAGTTTGAAGGCCTGGAGGTTCCGGTTCCGGGTCGGACAGATTCCATTCTAAGAACGTTATTTGACTACGAGACGTGCCAGTCTTCCAAAGGTCACCACAGCACGTCGAATTCCAGCAGCTCCACCACGACGGTACCATGCTCAGAGTTATCGTACATGTACGAAATGTACCACTTGCAGAAGTAG